The Paenibacillus sp. FSL R7-0204 genome includes a region encoding these proteins:
- a CDS encoding MerR family transcriptional regulator, with amino-acid sequence MIRIGALAKTANISKRTLYHYEHIGLLQPTRVSENGYRFYDNQAVIRLQKILLLKSIGYTLEQIKELLQNQNPADEHDHWIASLHEQIELIERKKEELSRKQYYLRSTLHTVRLKGTEHLQDLMQVLAAMNYRPLSDGIIPAEFREEPSLTVEEVELLKRLPVLGGSSSKAEELVRLLEQAGSLVASSPYSSEAQELAGRLYNMALDLFEDNETLLDVYWEMIPPADGATPVVMGMDSAMMSFVDEMIGYYLGHREENRHE; translated from the coding sequence ATGATCCGTATTGGCGCTTTAGCGAAGACAGCGAATATCAGTAAAAGAACCTTATACCACTATGAGCATATTGGACTGCTGCAGCCCACAAGGGTCTCTGAAAACGGTTACCGCTTCTACGATAACCAAGCTGTAATCCGGCTTCAAAAAATTCTGTTATTGAAATCGATCGGCTACACCTTAGAGCAAATTAAAGAGCTGTTACAGAATCAGAATCCGGCCGATGAACATGACCATTGGATAGCATCATTGCATGAGCAGATCGAGCTGATCGAACGAAAAAAAGAAGAGTTAAGCCGCAAGCAGTATTATCTCAGGTCTACACTTCATACCGTCCGGCTCAAAGGTACAGAGCATCTGCAAGATTTAATGCAGGTCCTTGCGGCTATGAATTACCGTCCTCTAAGCGATGGAATCATTCCAGCCGAATTCAGGGAGGAGCCGTCACTAACTGTTGAGGAGGTTGAGCTGCTTAAGCGTCTACCTGTCCTGGGCGGCAGCAGCAGCAAAGCGGAGGAGCTTGTACGCCTTTTAGAGCAAGCCGGTTCGTTGGTGGCCTCGTCCCCCTATTCTTCAGAAGCTCAAGAGCTGGCTGGCCGTTTATATAACATGGCGCTGGACCTTTTTGAAGATAATGAGACGCTGCTGGATGTATATTGGGAAATGATCCCGCCCGCTGATGGTGCAACTCCTGTCGTGATGGGCATGGATAGCGCAATGATGTCTTTTGTAGATGAGATGATCGGATATTATCTTGGGCATAGAGAGGAGAACCGGCATGAATAG
- the miaB gene encoding tRNA (N6-isopentenyl adenosine(37)-C2)-methylthiotransferase MiaB — protein MAKGSKDYGQYFDFTDAKIISETEGKTTYRIKGRNVQINSQPDYKEGKRRGKEEIEVLYHFDIPPEMADFGAGKSYHITTYGCQMNEHDTETMKGMLEQLGYRAAEDRSEADIILLNTCAIRENAEDKVFGELGHLKTLKLEKPGLLLGICGCMSQEEGVVNRIMSRYGFVDLIFGTHNIHRLPELIKEAVFSRELVIEVWSKEGDIIENLPKKREGLRAWVNIMYGCDKFCTYCIVPFTRGKERSRRPEDVIAEVRELARQGFKEVTLLGQNVNAYGKDFTDIDYTFGDLMDDMRGIDIPRIRFMTSHPRDFDDKLIHVLGKGGNLVEHIHLPVQSGSTAVLKRMSRKYTREAYLELVRKIKAGVPDAVLTTDIIVGFPGETEEQFEETLSLVREVGYDMAYTFIYSPREGTPAAGMDDNVPAEVKSARLQRLNDLIKEQSRLGNERMLGQRVEVLVEGTSKNNARMLAGRTRDSKLVHFEGPSSLIGTLVQVSITGAKTWYIQGDYQAEAAAVL, from the coding sequence ATGGCGAAGGGGAGTAAGGATTACGGGCAGTATTTCGATTTCACGGATGCCAAGATCATCAGCGAGACTGAAGGCAAGACCACCTACCGGATCAAAGGCAGAAACGTACAAATCAACAGCCAGCCCGATTACAAGGAAGGCAAGCGGCGGGGCAAGGAAGAGATTGAGGTGCTCTATCATTTCGACATTCCGCCGGAGATGGCAGATTTCGGTGCAGGCAAAAGCTATCATATTACTACCTATGGCTGCCAGATGAATGAGCATGACACGGAGACGATGAAGGGGATGCTGGAGCAGCTCGGTTACCGGGCGGCTGAAGACCGCAGCGAAGCTGATATTATTTTACTTAATACATGTGCGATCCGCGAGAATGCGGAGGATAAGGTATTCGGAGAGCTGGGCCATCTCAAAACACTGAAGCTGGAGAAGCCCGGCCTGCTCCTGGGGATCTGCGGCTGTATGTCCCAGGAGGAGGGCGTGGTCAACCGGATCATGAGCCGGTACGGCTTCGTGGATCTGATTTTTGGCACACATAATATCCACCGCCTGCCGGAGCTGATCAAGGAAGCGGTATTCAGCCGCGAGCTGGTCATTGAGGTCTGGTCCAAGGAAGGCGATATCATTGAGAATCTGCCGAAGAAACGGGAGGGTCTGCGCGCCTGGGTGAATATTATGTACGGCTGCGACAAGTTCTGTACCTACTGCATTGTGCCGTTCACCCGGGGGAAGGAGCGGAGCAGACGTCCGGAGGACGTCATTGCCGAGGTGCGGGAGCTGGCCCGCCAGGGGTTCAAGGAAGTAACGCTGCTGGGGCAGAATGTGAACGCCTACGGCAAGGATTTTACCGATATCGATTATACCTTCGGAGACCTGATGGACGACATGCGGGGGATCGATATTCCGCGTATCCGGTTCATGACCTCGCATCCGCGTGATTTTGACGATAAATTGATTCATGTGCTGGGCAAAGGCGGCAATCTGGTGGAGCATATCCATCTGCCGGTGCAGTCGGGAAGTACAGCCGTGCTGAAGCGCATGAGCCGCAAATATACCCGTGAAGCCTATCTGGAGCTGGTCCGTAAAATTAAGGCAGGCGTGCCGGATGCGGTGCTGACTACCGATATTATTGTCGGCTTCCCCGGTGAGACGGAGGAGCAGTTCGAGGAGACACTGTCCCTGGTGCGCGAAGTAGGGTATGATATGGCGTATACCTTCATTTATTCTCCGCGTGAAGGGACTCCGGCAGCCGGGATGGACGATAATGTTCCGGCAGAGGTCAAGAGCGCGCGTCTCCAGCGTCTGAATGATCTGATCAAGGAGCAGAGCCGGCTGGGGAATGAGCGGATGCTGGGCCAGCGGGTGGAGGTATTAGTGGAAGGTACGAGCAAGAATAATGCCCGGATGCTGGCCGGACGTACCCGTGACAGTAAGCTTGTGCATTTTGAAGGCCCGTCCTCCCTGATCGGCACGCTGGTGCAGGTGAGCATTACCGGCGCGAAGACTTGGTACATCCAGGGGGACTATCAGGCGGAAGCCGCAGCGGTCCTCTAA
- a CDS encoding RicAFT regulatory complex protein RicA family protein, with the protein MSQEEARLNEYGMQTHNTRDLIVREDIMGKAKDLAALISTSEEVRHFQQAEQKILNHERVQGLIATIKKKQKEIVAFESFKNQAMVEKIEREIEELQDEIDSIPVVNEFQQSQSDINYLLQMVISVIRDTVSDKINVEAGTEAPPSTCGD; encoded by the coding sequence ATGAGCCAGGAAGAAGCACGACTGAATGAATATGGCATGCAGACTCACAATACCCGTGATTTAATTGTCCGGGAGGATATTATGGGCAAGGCGAAGGACTTGGCTGCACTCATCTCAACCAGTGAGGAGGTCCGTCATTTCCAGCAGGCCGAGCAGAAGATTCTGAATCACGAGCGTGTGCAGGGACTCATTGCTACGATTAAGAAGAAGCAGAAGGAGATTGTGGCGTTCGAGAGCTTCAAGAACCAGGCCATGGTCGAGAAGATTGAACGTGAGATCGAAGAGCTGCAGGATGAAATCGACAGTATCCCGGTTGTGAACGAGTTCCAGCAGAGCCAGAGCGATATCAATTATCTGCTGCAGATGGTGATTTCAGTGATCAGGGATACCGTTTCGGATAAAATCAATGTGGAAGCAGGCACCGAGGCGCCGCCCTCCACATGCGGAGATTAA
- a CDS encoding NUDIX domain-containing protein, producing MTENAEQTYNAKKYRTPDGVPADIVMFTLTKRERKTVTKTLPLRELKVMLVRRKKWPCAGMWALPGGFCQEDESIYDAATRELKEETGVDGGHLEYLGVYSQPGRDPRGWIISHAFFALVEEWMLEQRQASDDAGEVGLFTLQEALEELELAFDHHDIITDAYLRIQQQMLQTTIARQFLPRHFTLSELYQVIQTVVPEFKEPNFIRKITSTRSRQGILKEVSDEAGNPLSSNQYSQRPAQLYMFTDHEPLLSIYT from the coding sequence GTGACTGAGAACGCGGAACAAACCTATAACGCCAAGAAGTACCGCACTCCGGATGGCGTTCCGGCGGATATTGTCATGTTTACACTGACTAAGCGCGAGCGGAAGACCGTCACGAAGACGCTGCCGCTGCGGGAGCTGAAGGTGATGCTGGTCCGGCGCAAAAAATGGCCGTGTGCGGGCATGTGGGCCCTGCCTGGCGGCTTTTGCCAGGAGGATGAATCGATCTATGATGCCGCTACGCGCGAGCTGAAGGAAGAGACCGGCGTGGACGGCGGGCATTTGGAATATCTCGGCGTCTACAGCCAGCCGGGCCGGGATCCGCGCGGCTGGATTATCAGCCATGCCTTCTTTGCACTGGTGGAGGAGTGGATGCTGGAGCAGCGGCAGGCCTCGGATGATGCAGGCGAGGTTGGCCTGTTCACCCTGCAGGAAGCGCTGGAGGAGCTGGAACTGGCTTTTGACCACCATGATATTATTACCGATGCCTACCTGCGGATACAGCAGCAGATGCTGCAGACGACGATTGCCCGGCAGTTCCTGCCGCGCCATTTCACGCTGAGCGAGCTGTACCAGGTGATCCAGACGGTGGTGCCGGAATTCAAAGAACCGAATTTTATCCGCAAAATTACGTCAACACGCAGCCGTCAGGGTATATTAAAAGAAGTGAGCGATGAAGCGGGGAATCCGCTCAGCTCCAATCAATACTCCCAGCGCCCGGCACAGCTCTATATGTTCACGGACCATGAGCCGTTACTATCCATTTATACTTAA
- a CDS encoding cysteine hydrolase family protein, producing the protein MRALIVIDFTNDFVDGNLPVGQPGIDIAKRVSELTEQFVRSGDYVVMAVDLHEADDPYHPETKLFPPHNLRGSQGRELYGSLKAVYEENREAIYWMDKTRYSAFCGTDLVLKLRERGITEVHLIGVCTDICVLHTAVDAYNHGFGITVHEDAVASFNPDGHVWALGHFRGSLGAKVVTALAEQ; encoded by the coding sequence ATGAGAGCACTGATTGTAATTGATTTCACGAATGATTTCGTTGACGGGAACCTGCCTGTCGGCCAGCCCGGCATCGATATTGCGAAGAGAGTCAGTGAATTGACGGAGCAATTCGTACGTAGCGGGGACTATGTGGTAATGGCTGTAGATCTGCATGAAGCGGATGACCCGTACCACCCGGAGACCAAGCTGTTTCCGCCGCATAATCTGCGGGGAAGTCAGGGGCGTGAGCTGTACGGCAGCCTGAAGGCTGTCTACGAGGAGAACCGGGAAGCCATCTACTGGATGGACAAAACGCGATATAGCGCCTTCTGCGGCACGGATCTTGTGCTGAAGCTGCGTGAGCGGGGCATTACCGAGGTGCATCTGATCGGGGTATGCACGGATATCTGTGTGCTGCATACGGCAGTGGATGCCTACAACCACGGCTTCGGGATTACCGTACATGAGGATGCCGTCGCCAGCTTCAATCCTGACGGGCATGTATGGGCGCTCGGACATTTCCGCGGCAGTCTTGGCGCGAAGGTGGTCACGGCGTTAGCAGAGCAATGA
- a CDS encoding nicotinate phosphoribosyltransferase gives MRRELALHTDKYQINMMYAHWVNGTHKRRAVFEAYFRKLPFGNGFAVFAGLERIAQYIAELRFTEEDIRYLSEQEENYAPAFLEELLQFHFQGSLHSMKEGALVFPDEPLIRVEGTIMEAQLVETAILNFMNYQTLIATKASRIKQVAPNDTLLEFGTRRAQEADAAIWGARAAYVGGFHATSNMLAGKKFGIPTKGTHAHSWVQSFPSEQEAFDAYARVMPDGVTLLVDTFDTLRSGVPNAINTAKKLEAQGKRMNGIRLDSGDLAYLSRKAREMLDEAGLQYVKIVASNDLDENTIMNLKSQGAAIDTWGVGTQLITASDQPSLGGVYKLVEIEAPSGEMIPTIKISSNPEKVSTPGKKEVYRIIGQNGKALADYISFADEPAPRSGVRLKLFNPLHPYMKKHVERYDAVRMLEPIVVNGFQVYTLPDLAEIRRYHQEQLDLFWPEYLRKLNPEVFRVNLSEQLWNRKQQLIAEHMITDVE, from the coding sequence TTGAGGAGAGAACTTGCTCTACATACAGACAAATACCAGATTAATATGATGTATGCCCACTGGGTGAACGGTACGCACAAGCGCCGGGCAGTATTCGAAGCCTACTTCCGCAAGCTGCCGTTCGGCAACGGGTTCGCCGTGTTCGCCGGACTGGAGCGGATTGCCCAGTACATCGCGGAGCTGCGGTTCACGGAAGAGGATATCCGCTACCTGTCGGAGCAGGAGGAGAATTATGCGCCGGCCTTCCTGGAGGAACTGCTGCAGTTCCATTTCCAGGGCAGCCTCCATTCCATGAAGGAAGGGGCCCTGGTGTTCCCGGATGAGCCGCTGATCCGGGTCGAAGGCACGATTATGGAGGCGCAACTTGTCGAGACTGCGATCCTGAACTTCATGAACTATCAGACGCTGATCGCTACCAAGGCGTCGCGGATCAAGCAGGTAGCCCCTAACGACACGCTGCTGGAGTTCGGAACGCGCCGCGCGCAGGAAGCGGATGCCGCAATCTGGGGCGCTCGCGCCGCTTATGTCGGCGGCTTCCATGCAACCTCTAACATGCTGGCCGGCAAAAAGTTCGGCATCCCTACGAAGGGCACCCATGCCCATTCCTGGGTGCAGAGCTTCCCGAGCGAGCAGGAGGCGTTCGATGCTTATGCAAGGGTGATGCCGGACGGCGTGACGCTGCTTGTGGATACGTTCGATACTCTGCGCAGCGGTGTGCCGAATGCGATCAATACAGCGAAGAAGCTGGAAGCGCAAGGCAAGCGGATGAACGGCATCCGGCTGGACAGCGGTGACTTGGCTTATCTGTCCCGCAAGGCGCGTGAGATGCTGGATGAAGCCGGGCTGCAGTATGTGAAGATCGTGGCCTCCAATGATCTGGATGAGAACACCATCATGAACTTGAAGTCACAGGGGGCGGCTATTGACACATGGGGGGTCGGAACCCAACTGATTACCGCTTCGGATCAGCCTTCACTGGGCGGGGTCTACAAGCTGGTTGAGATTGAAGCGCCCAGCGGCGAGATGATCCCTACGATCAAGATCTCTTCCAATCCCGAGAAGGTATCTACGCCCGGCAAAAAGGAAGTCTACCGCATTATCGGCCAGAACGGCAAGGCGCTGGCTGATTATATCAGCTTCGCCGATGAGCCGGCGCCCCGCAGTGGAGTGCGGTTGAAGCTGTTCAACCCGCTGCATCCATATATGAAGAAGCATGTGGAGCGCTACGACGCGGTGCGGATGCTGGAGCCGATTGTGGTGAACGGCTTCCAAGTCTATACCCTGCCGGATTTGGCGGAGATAAGGCGTTATCATCAGGAGCAGCTCGACCTCTTCTGGCCGGAGTACCTGCGTAAGCTGAACCCGGAAGTCTTCCGCGTGAATCTCAGCGAGCAGCTATGGAACCGCAAGCAGCAGCTGATTGCAGAGCATATGATTACGGATGTGGAGTAA
- a CDS encoding glycosyl hydrolase family 8, with amino-acid sequence MMNKQGKRKLHWKSLMLLCLAIFILPAGSAFAAVNKPFPQHTTYTSGTIKPNNVTQSVMDNAVKTKWDAWKGAYLKPAGTGKYYVKYNSAGETVSEAHGYGMLFTVLMAGYDSNAQTYYNGLYNYYTAHPSAINPYLMSWKQNSSFQNIEGEDSATDGDMDIAFSLLLAHKQWGSSGTVNYLQTATNMINAIMDNEINQTQWTIRLGDWANSGSYNTATRPSDFMLNHLKAFQTATGDARWQNVTNKTYTLINSLYTGYSSTTGLLPDFVVYSSNTYKPAAANFLEDANDGNYNYNSCRTPWRITTDYLLTGDNRALSQLNQLNSWIKTKASNTPGNIKDGYKLNGTTFGSYNSGAFYAPFGVSAMTSSANQSWLNSLWSHTANSAAEDYYEDSLKLFSMIVMSGNWWAY; translated from the coding sequence ATGATGAACAAGCAAGGGAAACGCAAGCTGCACTGGAAAAGTCTGATGCTTCTATGTCTGGCCATATTTATCCTGCCTGCCGGGTCCGCCTTCGCCGCTGTGAACAAACCGTTCCCGCAGCACACCACCTATACAAGCGGAACCATTAAACCGAACAATGTCACTCAGAGCGTCATGGATAACGCCGTCAAGACCAAATGGGATGCCTGGAAAGGCGCATATCTTAAGCCTGCCGGAACAGGCAAATATTATGTGAAATATAATTCAGCCGGGGAGACGGTCTCTGAAGCACATGGCTATGGCATGCTGTTCACCGTGCTGATGGCCGGCTACGACAGTAACGCACAGACCTACTACAACGGACTCTACAATTATTACACAGCACATCCAAGCGCCATCAACCCCTATCTGATGTCCTGGAAGCAGAACAGCAGCTTTCAGAATATCGAAGGGGAAGACTCCGCAACCGACGGCGATATGGATATTGCCTTCTCGCTGCTGCTGGCCCACAAGCAATGGGGAAGCAGCGGAACTGTCAACTATTTGCAGACTGCGACGAATATGATTAACGCCATCATGGATAATGAGATTAATCAGACCCAGTGGACAATCCGTCTCGGGGACTGGGCGAACAGCGGCTCATACAATACGGCTACCCGCCCTTCAGACTTCATGCTCAATCACCTGAAGGCCTTCCAGACCGCTACCGGGGATGCCCGCTGGCAGAATGTAACGAACAAGACCTACACCTTAATCAACAGCCTCTACACCGGCTACAGCTCAACCACCGGCCTGCTGCCGGACTTCGTGGTCTACTCCAGCAATACCTATAAGCCGGCTGCGGCCAATTTCCTGGAGGATGCCAACGACGGCAACTATAACTATAATTCCTGCCGCACCCCGTGGCGGATCACCACCGATTATCTGCTGACAGGCGATAACCGGGCCTTATCCCAGCTGAATCAGCTGAACAGCTGGATCAAGACCAAAGCAAGCAATACGCCGGGTAACATCAAGGACGGCTATAAGCTGAACGGAACCACCTTCGGCAGCTATAACAGCGGCGCATTCTATGCCCCCTTCGGCGTAAGCGCAATGACCTCCTCCGCCAACCAGAGCTGGCTGAACTCCCTCTGGAGCCATACGGCGAACAGCGCAGCAGAGGACTATTATGAAGACAGCCTCAAGCTGTTCTCGATGATTGTCATGTCAGGCAACTGGTGGGCTTACTAA
- a CDS encoding 2-oxoacid:acceptor oxidoreductase family protein, translating to MVQLPIVNELGFFEIRLESIGGLGANLAGKMLAEAGVVGAGLNGVSFSSYGSEKKGSAVKAHIRFCDMDTHIRDTSPVERPHVVGVFHEALAKTVNVTSGIHEHSTVLVNSAKTPEELRELLKMKAGTIAVIDATSIALKEKNRVNMAMLGALFRLCPFLDTDIMKGVIEKSLGKKYPQAVQSAITTFERGYNEVKFMQFELAAGDSMPEYVRSDISALGYETQPMGGTITNPGSSFLKNLSISRSGMLPAFEIESCINCAQCDTVCPDQCFVWEERLDRKGRSQMFLLGIDYQYCKGCLKCIGACPTSALSSMREKEGYADSHAVKHQFDLVTPV from the coding sequence GTGGTACAATTGCCAATAGTAAATGAACTCGGCTTCTTTGAGATTCGTCTGGAATCCATTGGAGGCCTGGGCGCGAACCTGGCAGGTAAAATGCTGGCGGAAGCAGGAGTGGTCGGCGCAGGGCTGAACGGCGTCAGCTTCTCATCGTACGGTTCGGAGAAGAAGGGGTCTGCGGTTAAGGCTCACATCCGTTTCTGTGATATGGATACCCATATCCGCGATACTTCGCCGGTCGAGCGTCCGCATGTTGTAGGCGTATTTCACGAAGCACTTGCCAAGACCGTTAATGTAACCAGCGGAATTCATGAACACAGCACCGTTCTTGTGAACTCGGCCAAGACGCCGGAAGAACTCAGAGAGCTGCTTAAGATGAAGGCCGGCACGATTGCAGTGATCGATGCTACCAGCATCGCACTCAAGGAGAAGAACCGCGTCAACATGGCCATGCTGGGGGCGCTGTTCCGGCTCTGCCCGTTCCTCGATACGGATATTATGAAGGGCGTCATTGAGAAGTCCCTTGGCAAAAAATATCCGCAGGCTGTCCAGTCCGCCATTACAACCTTCGAGCGCGGCTATAATGAAGTGAAGTTCATGCAGTTCGAGCTGGCTGCCGGCGATAGCATGCCGGAATATGTACGTTCTGATATTTCGGCTCTCGGTTATGAGACTCAGCCGATGGGCGGAACGATCACGAACCCGGGCAGCAGCTTCCTGAAGAATCTCAGCATCTCCCGTTCCGGTATGCTTCCGGCATTTGAGATCGAGTCCTGTATCAACTGCGCACAGTGTGACACGGTATGTCCTGACCAATGCTTCGTGTGGGAAGAGCGCCTGGACCGCAAGGGCCGTTCGCAGATGTTCCTGCTCGGTATTGACTACCAGTACTGTAAAGGCTGCCTGAAATGCATCGGTGCCTGTCCGACCTCGGCATTATCCAGCATGAGGGAGAAGGAAGGCTATGCAGACAGCCATGCCGTGAAGCATCAGTTCGATCTGGTAACTCCAGTCTAA
- a CDS encoding thiamine pyrophosphate-dependent enzyme — MAIDYEKEVGSAKVEQKFLYESGNEMAAYAAHQINYHVMGYFPISPSTEVAQFLDTMKASGQHDIMLVPSDGEHSSAGICYGASTAGGRVFNATSAQGYMFMLEQLPVQAGTRMPMVMNLVCRSISGPLNIHGDHSDLYFALNTGWPILMCRDPQSVYDMNLMALKLAEHAKVRLPVMVASDGYFTSHQKRRVQAFAHREDVHKFVGEQPPAGFTDTLDRNNPVTVGPYMNEPDYINNRYQQSVAMYNAGEVFEEIAQEFAELTGRHYEMIEQYRMEDADVAVFLMNSASEIIKDVVDQLREQGIKAGAISPNMIRPFPQKQIAEALKNVKAITVGDRADSVGGHGGNMVNEIKAALFTYGNTTTKVISRIYGLGGKDFYAEDGHHFFQLAMDAVVADRVEIPFDYYGHNPGAPENAPKRLLKPMDFDKLKTGLITVTQNEETGKLSVRVPPVRSLMKKPRRLSPGHGACPGCGIFSGLELFFKGIEGDIVALYHTGCAMVTTTGYPYSSHKSTFIHNLFQNGAATLSGVVEMFWERKRRGELDGLGLKEDFTFVMVTGDGGMDIGMGPAIGAALRGHKMIIVEYDNEGYMNTGAQQSYSTPLGHRTSTSSIGKTQQGKVTQHKDTAQIMAATNIPYVFTGCEAYPQDMLKKAAKAQWYAQNEGLVYGKILIACPLNWMSDDKDGTDIVSLAVESCFFPLYEVEQGITNITYNPEDKDKRIEVSAWLKTMGKTRHLLKPENEPALRSFEGEVQRRWSRLKAKHEHPDL, encoded by the coding sequence GTGGCTATTGATTATGAGAAAGAAGTAGGCTCCGCCAAGGTAGAACAGAAATTCCTATACGAGTCCGGCAATGAAATGGCGGCCTATGCCGCGCATCAGATTAACTATCATGTCATGGGTTATTTCCCGATCTCCCCATCGACTGAGGTGGCCCAGTTCCTTGATACGATGAAGGCCAGCGGCCAGCACGATATTATGCTGGTACCGTCCGACGGCGAGCACAGCTCCGCCGGGATCTGCTACGGTGCCTCGACGGCAGGCGGTCGTGTATTTAATGCAACGAGCGCTCAAGGGTACATGTTCATGCTGGAGCAATTGCCTGTACAAGCAGGTACGCGGATGCCGATGGTCATGAACCTGGTCTGCCGTTCGATCTCGGGACCGCTGAATATTCACGGAGACCACTCGGATCTGTACTTCGCTCTGAACACTGGCTGGCCGATCCTGATGTGCCGTGATCCGCAGTCGGTCTATGATATGAACCTGATGGCTCTGAAGCTGGCGGAACACGCCAAGGTACGGCTGCCGGTGATGGTGGCCTCTGACGGTTACTTCACTTCGCACCAGAAGCGCCGGGTGCAGGCTTTTGCCCACCGTGAGGATGTTCACAAGTTCGTTGGCGAGCAACCGCCTGCAGGCTTCACCGATACCCTTGACCGCAATAACCCGGTCACTGTGGGACCTTACATGAATGAACCGGATTACATCAACAACCGCTATCAGCAATCCGTTGCAATGTACAATGCGGGTGAAGTCTTTGAAGAAATTGCCCAGGAATTCGCAGAGTTGACCGGACGCCATTATGAGATGATCGAGCAGTACCGGATGGAGGATGCCGATGTCGCTGTCTTCCTGATGAACTCCGCTTCGGAGATCATTAAGGACGTAGTCGATCAGCTCCGTGAGCAGGGAATCAAGGCAGGAGCGATCTCCCCGAACATGATCCGCCCGTTCCCCCAGAAGCAGATTGCTGAAGCACTGAAGAATGTCAAAGCCATTACTGTAGGTGACCGTGCGGATTCGGTCGGCGGACACGGCGGGAACATGGTGAACGAGATTAAGGCAGCCCTGTTCACTTATGGCAATACCACGACAAAGGTTATCAGCCGGATCTACGGACTGGGCGGTAAAGATTTCTATGCCGAAGACGGACACCACTTCTTCCAGCTGGCTATGGATGCCGTTGTTGCGGACCGTGTAGAGATTCCGTTTGATTACTATGGCCACAATCCGGGAGCGCCGGAGAATGCGCCGAAGCGCCTCTTGAAGCCGATGGATTTCGATAAGCTGAAGACCGGCCTGATCACGGTTACCCAGAACGAAGAGACAGGCAAGCTGAGTGTCAGAGTTCCGCCGGTACGTTCGCTGATGAAGAAGCCAAGACGTCTGTCTCCAGGGCACGGCGCATGTCCGGGCTGCGGGATTTTCTCCGGACTGGAGCTGTTCTTCAAAGGGATTGAAGGCGATATCGTTGCGCTCTACCACACCGGCTGTGCGATGGTAACGACTACAGGTTATCCGTATTCCTCTCATAAATCGACGTTCATCCACAATCTGTTCCAAAATGGTGCGGCTACACTGTCCGGTGTGGTTGAGATGTTCTGGGAACGCAAACGCCGCGGTGAGCTTGACGGGCTGGGGCTGAAGGAAGACTTCACGTTCGTTATGGTTACCGGCGACGGCGGGATGGACATCGGGATGGGACCTGCAATCGGCGCAGCGCTGCGCGGCCACAAGATGATCATCGTGGAATATGATAACGAAGGGTACATGAATACAGGGGCGCAGCAGTCCTATTCGACACCGCTCGGACACCGGACTTCCACCTCAAGCATCGGCAAAACCCAGCAGGGCAAGGTGACCCAGCACAAGGATACAGCGCAGATTATGGCGGCTACCAACATTCCTTATGTCTTCACCGGCTGTGAAGCTTATCCGCAGGATATGCTGAAGAAGGCGGCAAAAGCCCAGTGGTACGCGCAAAATGAAGGTCTGGTCTACGGCAAGATTCTCATTGCCTGTCCGCTGAACTGGATGAGCGACGACAAGGACGGCACAGATATTGTGTCCCTCGCTGTCGAATCCTGCTTCTTCCCGCTCTATGAAGTAGAGCAGGGAATTACCAATATCACCTATAACCCGGAAGACAAGGACAAGCGGATAGAAGTATCCGCCTGGCTGAAGACGATGGGCAAGACCCGCCATCTGCTGAAGCCGGAGAATGAGCCGGCCCTGCGCAGCTTCGAGGGTGAAGTACAGCGCCGCTGGAGCCGTCTCAAGGCGAAGCATGAGCATCCAGATTTGTAA